One Eubacterium sp. AB3007 genomic window, AGGTAGCCCGTCTTCACTGCGTGGTGGCGGACTTTGTCCTCCTCATCCAGCTGGAACACATCACCGGAGATCACCCGACATCCCATCTCTTCTACCTTGTCCCGGTCGATGACCAGCATATTCTTGCCCTCGGTGTCCAGATACCGCTTCACCACGAAAGGATCCACCGGAGAATCGTTGGCGATACATACATCCACCTTACGATAACGCAGGAAACGATTCAGCACCCGAATGTGGCGGGACAGCCTGGGGTCATCCGTCTCCCCCGGCTGTGTCACCAGGTTCGCCACATACATCACCGGGGCCTTGCTGTCCCTGATCGCCTCCACCACATCATCCGAAAGCAGATGGGGAATGATGCTGGTGTACAGACTGCCTGGCGGGAGGATGATCAGATCCGCGGATCGTATCTTCTCCGTGATCTCCGTGCGTACCGTGATGTCGTGATCGTAAGTGAGCCGGTGGATCTTCTTGACGTTCTCCGAAACTTCCATTTCTCCATAGAACTCTCTGTCTCCGCCTACGCCAACCAGTTCCACCTTCTCTTCGGTCAGAGGATAGATGGTCCCGCGCACCCCCAGCAATCTGCTCAGGTACTGGGTCGCTTCCGTCAGATCTCCCTGAAGGTCAATCAGCGCCGCCAAGAGGATGTTGCGAATCGGATGGTTCTCCAACGATCCATGAGAAAACCGGTAGCCCAGCAGGTCCACCATATCCTTGTCCGCATTGGCCATGGCCATGATCACCTTGCCTACATCTCCTACCGCCGGAATGTTTAGTTCTTCTTTCAGCGCTCCCGTACTGCTGCCGTTGTCGCTGACTGTAATGATCGCGGTCACATCCACCGGAAACTCTTTCAGCCCGCGCAGCAGACTCGAGATCCCGGTGCCACCGCCGAGAACGACTACATTCTTCATATATACCTCACCTTCAACTCAGCTTGTCGCTGGCGGGTTTCTGCTGAAGCGTCGCCGACAAGGCAACATCCAGCCCATGGCGCACGGCCTCAAACAGGTCCTTCGCGATGATCATAGACTCCGTGAACGGATTGATCACGACCCCCACCAGATCCTCCTGATGATGCTCTACCATATCCAGTACTTCCAGGAAAGGTTTCTCCACCTTGGAATACCGGTCTCCATATGAGCCCATGTCCTCCGGGGAGACGAAGACCGGAAGAAACAAGGATCCATCCTCATGCTTTAGGATATCCGGAACCAACTCGATTTCCCCCTCACTGGACATGATGTACTCGTTCAGTTTCTCTACATCCTCTCCGTACTCATCCAGAAGTGCCTCTAGCTTCGCCTGCTCCTCCTGGCTGAGGACCGTGTTACACGGCAGCCACACATCCCTCTCCCGAAGTGCTTCGATGACTCGGTTGATCCCCTCATAGGTCTTATCGTGCTCAAAATCCGCCAGCGCCCTTCGCAACGGATCTGCCTCGTCTGCACGCCTCTTCACGATGGTCTCCGGACGGTCAAAGTCCGCGCAACAGATGATCTTCTCATCCTCCAGCTTCTGCACATAGAAAGTGATTACATCCCCTGCCTCTACACCAAAATCATGCTTCGGTCTTCCCAACAACCTGCCGGTCAGATTGTGTTCCTCCCGGTTCAGATCCTCGATCCGCACCCAGCATACCTCTGGCTCCATGTCATCCTTTATCATGTAGATCCTCAGGTCATCCACATAGATCTGATCCCGCAGATGATCCAGAAATTCCATGTTCCGAGAGCGCCTCACTCCCTCTGACACGGGAAGGAACCGCGCCTGGGCAATCTTTTCTGCGTACTCCGGATGTGCGCCTGCATCCTCATCATCAAAGATGTAGATCTCCTGTTCGTCCACCATCGCCGCGCCCACCGTGGACCGTTTCCCAGGGTGTGGAGGATAGACAGCCATCCCCTCCTCCGTCATCCTGGCAGCCGCCATCACTTCCAAAAACAGGCCCGACTCGTGGTCTACGTATCCGTAACAGACCGCATGGTCTGCCTCTTCCGCGCCCGGAAACTCTTTCAGTGCCTCTGTAAGGGCTTCGTTCAGTGAAAGGACCACCAGTCTCTCGTAGATCGCCCTCCATCCAGCTTCCTTAAGATTCATTTCAATTCTCCTTCTGCGTCAGCCAGTGCCGCTGCGATCACTGCATCCATATCGTAATAACGGTAGCGCCCCAGGCGTCCTCCAAAGAGAACGTGACGTTCCGCCTGCGCCAGTTTCTCATACTCCTGGCACAAAGCCATATTCGCCTGATCATTGACGGGATAATACGGTTCCCCGCCAGGCTGCCATTCCTCCGGGTATTCCCAGCTCACAACCGTCTTCGCCTGATTCCCGAAGGCGAAGTGCTTATGTTCAATGATCCTGGTCCAAGGCGTCTCACTGTCGGTGTAATTCACCACCGCGTTTCCCTGGAAATTCTCCATATCCAGTACCTTGGTCTCAAACCGTACCGACCTATAGGCGAGAGGCCCCAGAGTGTACCCAAAATACGCATCCAGTGGCCCAGTGTAGACGATTCGGTCCGCAAGCGCGTCCAAGGAGAGTTTCTCCTTCAGGTAATCACAGTTCAGGCGTACCTCAACCCCCTGCAGCAGCTGCTCCACCAGATGGGTGTATCCTTCCTCTGGGATTCCCTGGAACAAAGCATTGAAGTAATTGTTGTCATAGGTAAGTCGTACCGGCAGACGACGGATAATGAATGCCGGCAGCTGGTCACAAGGCCGTCCCCACTGCTTCTGCGTATAGCCGCGAACAAGTTTCTCATAAATGTCCGTCCCTACCAGTGAGATAGCCTGCTCTTCCAGGTTCCGGGGTTCTGTTATTCCCGCTGCTTCTCGCTGACGCCGGATCTCTTCCGCCGCCTCCTGTGGAGTCACCACACCCCACATCTTGTTGAAGGTATACATGTTGAAGGGGAGGGAGTAGATCTCTCCCCTGAAGTTCGCTACCGGTGCATTGGTGAATCGGTTGAAACGCGCAAAGCGGTTCACATACTCCCAGACCTTCCTATCGTTGGTATGGAATATGTGCGCTCCGTACCTGTGGACCTGGATTCCCTCCACATCCTCCGTATACACGTTGCCACCGATGTGGGAACGCTTCTCCACTACCAGCACTGTCTTTCCGGCGTCGGTCATCTGTCTGGCGAATACCGCCCCGTACAGTCCGCATCCGACGATCAGATAGTCGTATTTCATGATATAATCTCCTACTTTCTTTGAATCATTTCTATTCTATCAGAAAACCATCCACTTGTGAAGATTCGGTGAACCATCTTGGATATATTGACATTCTATCAAAAAAAGGTTATAGTAAAGAATGGACTTGTATAAGAAAGGAACTCTATGGAAACGCATAGCATACTCAACAAACTCATATCACTTGCGAAGAAATACCCTCTTCTGGTACCTGTCGCTTACGCACTGTTCTATTTCCCGTGCTTTATGATCCTGGAGAAGGTTCCGGCTCTGTCCGGGTATTACACCGTTCAGTTCTGGCCGGATGAGATCATGCCCTTCATTCCGGAGTTCGTGATTCCCTATCTGAGCTGGTTTCTCCTGGTGCCTCTGGCAGTATTATTCTTCCTGCTTACAGAGAAAGACAGGTACTTCGAGCTTTGCTTCCTGCTCTTTACAGGCATGACAGTATGTCTGTTCATCTATACCGTCTTCCCGACACAGGTTGCACTCCGTCAACCACTGATCACAGAGGGCTTTTGCACGGATCTGATCCGAATGATCCGGGAGACAGACACTTCCACCAACGTGCTTCCATCCATCCATGTAGCGAACACGGTGGCTGTAATGCTGGTAGCAAGTCGCTCCCGCGCACTGCGCGGCTGGATGAAACACGCAGTCAACATCTGGGGGATCATGATCTGTCTGTCCACCATGTTCATCGACCAACATTCTATCGCGGATGTGCTTTGTGGCTGCGGACTGGCGTTCTTCCTTCTGTGGGTGAAAGACCAGATTACAGAAACCTATCTGGAACACCTGCACGCAGTTGAACATTGATTATTTAGCCGGACGTCTGTTTTGTGCGTCTGGCTTTTGTTTTTGAGGAGAAGGGAAAGAAATGAAACTAATGACACTGGCTGTGCCATGCTACAACTCAGAAGAGTACATGGACAAGTGCCTCGACACACTTCTCACCGGCGGAGAGGATGTGGAGATCATCATCATCGACGATGGTTCCACCGACCGCACCGGGGAGATCGCAGATTCCTACGCAGAGAAATACCCTGACATCGTTCGTGTGATCCACCAGCCAAATGGCGGTCACGGCGAGGGCGTCAACCAGGGACTTCGCCATGCCACCGGCCTCTACTACAAGGTGGTCGATTCGGACGATTGGCTGGGAGAGAAATCTCTGCAAAGGATCCTGGTGGCACTGAAGGTGTTCGAAAAACGTGGCACTCTGCCGGATCTCCTGGTAGCGAACTATGTTTACGAGCATGTAGAGGACGGAACCAGCTACTCCGTAAACTACAAGAACGTCTTCCCTGTGGAGAAACTCTTTGGGTGGGAGGATGTGGGCAGGTTCCGCCAGTCCCAGTACCTGTTGATGCACTCAGCTATCTATCGGACCGACATCCTGCGCAAGAGCAGAATGGAGTTGCCTAAGCACACCTTCTATGTGGACAACATCTTTGTCTTTCAGCCACTCCCCTTCGTAGAGCGACTCTACTACATGGACGAGGATCTCTACCACTATTATATCGGACGAGAGGATCAGAGTGTCAACGAGAAGGTAATGATCGGCCGGATCGATCAGCAGATTCGAGTCACCAGCATGATGCGCGATTTTCTGGCAAGGTACACCGATCCAGAGTGCGCAGGTGACGAAGCCTGCGGGACAGCCCCCCTGCCCAAGCGACTGCATCGCTACATGTTGCATTACCTGAGCATGATGTACACCATCTGCACCACTCTGCTTCTGCGAGACGGCAGCCAGGATGCCATGGCCAAGGAATCTGCCATCTGGCAGGATCTGGCGACGCTGTATCCAAGGCTTGACCGTGAGATCCGCTCCACCGCGCTGGGCCGCGCACTGAGCCTGCCCTTGCCGGGAAGGCGCCGTCTCATCGTTGCCGGATACCGCCTCGCCCGCAGGATCGTGAAATTCAACTGATTGACAAGGAAAGGGGAAAAACATGAAAAAGGGATTGAGAAAGGGGCTCACCGTACTGATGTCACTGTGTCTGATCGCAGCGTTTCTGCCGATGGCAGGCGGAGAAGGGACTGCTTATGCAGCCAAATCGACCAAGTCAGTTCACCTGAACAAAACCAGCGTCAGGCTCATCCAGGGGAACAAGCTGAAACTGAAGGTGAAGGGCCTCCAGAAGAACGCCAAGACCGGAAAGAAACCAAAGATCAAGTGGAAGAGCGCGAATAGCAAGATTGCCTCGGTCAGCAAGAAAGGCAAGGTCAAGGCCAAGAGCGGCGGTCAGACAGTGATTACCGCAACCATCAAATACTCCAAGAAGAAGCAGACACATCTGACCTGCAAGGTGAACGTGATCCGCCTCACCAGCCATAACGCATCCAAGGTGTGGAACTATGTGAAGGCGCACGGCAAGTACGAGGATGAGAACGAGGATGGCTACACCTACACCGTGGGCAGCAGTCCTTCCATCAGCATCGACTCGGCACTGGGAAGCAGCTATCTGGAGTTCTACTACGGATCCCGGAAAAAGACTTACCCGGACCTGGACACCGTATACATGGATAGCCAGCTCATGAACAACCAGTTCAACAACTACGTGTATGTGGAACTGGAACTTGGCCCCAAACCAAGGGATGTCTACACCCTGTGCGGCAGGATCTACGGCAGCTACGATGGCGGTGCCAGAGGAATCGTATTCACCACCATCAAGGATCGCCATTGGAAAGACTACAGCGGGTTCTCTCCCACACAGCTGCAGACCTACAAGACAGAAGCCGCGAAGTCCGTTGGCCGTGCCTTCCGGCAGTTCAACAGCATCACCAAATCCAAGACCGGCTTTACCATGGCCCAGATCGGATTTACCAGGTGGAAATAAAAACTCTACGAACAAAAACCGAAGTGCTGTCCCAAACGAAAGGGACCATCTCCAAAATGTGGAGATGGTCCCTTCTGCATAGTCTGATTGCTTATTTCTCTTCCTCTGCGTGAGCAGCGATGATCTTGTCGGCCATCTGCTTAGGCACTTCCTGATATCTCTCAAAGTGCATCTCGAAACGACCTCTACCCTGTGTCATGGAACGCAGGCCCAGCGCGTAGTCGAACAGTTCTGCCTGCGGCGCCTCTGCCATCAGCTTCTGCTCACCGTTGGCCTGTGGCTCCATACCCAGGATGCTGCCGCGCCGCTTGTTCATATCACCCATGACAGCGCCCATGTAGTCATCCGGTACATAGATGTCCATATGCATGATGGGCTCCAACAGGCACGGATTCGCCTCAACGATTCCCTTCTTGAAAGCCAGGCTTGCTGCCAGCTTGAAGGATACTTCGTTGGAGTCTACCTCGTGATAGGATCCATCGTAGAGGACGGCCTTAATGTTGACGCACTTGCAGCCAGCCAGGGGGCCCTTCTCCATGCATTCCAGCAGACCCTTCTCAACAGCCGGTACGTAGTTCTTGGGTACACTTCCACCGAACAGTTCCTCGGAGAACTCCAGTCCATCCTCCTGAGACGGAGAGAACCGGATGTGTACATCACCGTACTGCCCGGCACCACCGGATTGTTTCTTGTGTTTACCCTGTACGTCGGAATTGCCCTTGATGGTCTCTCTGTACGCGATCTTCTGCGGTACGGTGTGCACGTTCACACCGAAACGATCCTTCAGTTTCGCCATGACGATGTTCAGCTGCATGTCGCCCTGGCCGCCCAGGAGAGTCTGGTGGGTCTCTGCGTTACGCTCTACGGTGAAGGACGGATCCTCTTCCTTCAGACGGTTCAGACCTGTACCCATCTTCTCCTCATCGTTCTTGTCATCTGCTTCCACGGCCACATAGTAAGTCGGGGAGGCGAAGTCCACCGGCGGGAACTTGATCTGCGAACCCTTGTCGCAGAGAGTATCACCTGTCTCGGTATACTGCAACTTGGCAACGGCACAGATATCTCCAGCAGCGATAGCTCCTACCTCGTTCTGTTCCTTACCTCTCATGCAGACGACCTTGGCCAGCCTCTCGGTCTTACCGGCTCTGTCGTTGTACATATCCTGGCCATTCTCCAGCTTGCCGGATACGACCTTCATGATGCTGATCTTGCCCACGAACGGGTCAGCGATAGTCTTGAATACGAAAGCTGCCGGAGCACCGTCCACGGAGCATTCTCTCTCCACGGTCTCCCCTGCATCGTCAGTACCCTCATAGGGAGCATGCTGCAGCGGGTTGGGTGTCAGTTCCTGCACCATATCCAGGATCCCGGCTACACTCTGCCCCATCTGGAACAAAGTCGTGCACACGGGAACGATGGTCCCTTCAGAGATGCCCTTGACCATACCGGTCTGGATCTCTTCCTTGGTGAACTCCTCACCCTCAAAGAACTTCTCCATCAGGTCCTCGTCTGCGGAGGCGATGGCTTCCATCAGGTCGTCATCCACGTCCTCCAACGGCAAAGTGATGGGAACCAGCGCATCGCCAAACTTCTCCTTCAGCTGTCCCAGCGTGGTATCAAAATCGAACTCGTCTCTGTCTCTCTTATTGATCACGACCATGCGCGGCATGTTGTAGCGCTCGCAAGCCTTCCAGGCCTTCTCGGTACCGACCTGTACGCCGGAGCCGGCATCCACCATGATCACGGCAGCCTCTGCAGCCCTCATTGCCGCGTTAACCTCACCTACATAGTCGAAGTATCCCGGTGTATCGATGAAGTTGAGCTTGGTGTCCTTCCACTCCACAGGGACGATGGAGGTGTTGATGGAGAATCCCTTCTCCTTCTCCATCTTGTCATAGTCGGATACGGTGTTTCCATCCTCGACCTTTCCGGCCTTCTTGATCACACCTGTCTCCAGGAGTGCCGCCTCGAGGAATGTGGTCTTGCCGCATCCGCCATGTCCAAGCAACGCAACGTTTCTGATATTTTCACTTGTATAGCCCTTCATAAAAAGACCTCCCTTAAAATATAATCGTAAGTCAACATAACCATTCTAACACAAAAGAATCTGGTGTACAATGTATTTTTGAATAGTCAGTCAACTCGGTCACTTCGCCTCTTTCAACACACAAAATAACGGAAAAAACAGCGATATCGCGTACGTCTCATCATCCTTCACTTCACAACGTCCACCCATACTTCGCATCATAATTTCGATGTTCCGAACACCGATGTGGGTGCTGTCCTCCTCAGGCTCATGGGTGGTTTTCCTGTTTCGGAATCGAAGGACAGCCTCCTCCCCGGTATTCACCACCTCTATCTCCACCGGTTCTTCAGCATTCGCGTATTTCTGTATGTTGGAACAGATGTTTTCCATGATGCGACTAATATCGTCCGTATAGACTCTTACGCATTTAGACGCCGGGAGATCCACAAGTGCCCTAACCATGAAACCCTGGTCCTCCAGGTTGATGATCACATCAGACAACTGATCCTCAAACGCTTCAGGAAGACTTTGTGTACACAGTTTCCTCGTCTGTCGCATTCCCGCAGCCAGGAACTGACGAAAGAGATCGTCGGACAAAGTCTTGATCCGGCGCCCCTTCTCCATAGAGGTGTCGATGAATTGCTTCATCTGGACCTCATCGCGGTACTTTTCCTTCTGAAGCAGTTCCAGATAGAGAAGCAATGTCGTCAAGGGAGTGCGCAGGTCATGGGCCATCCCGGTCACCAGTTCCTGATTAGCCTGAAGCAGCCGATCACTGCGGTCTATGTTCTCTTTCAGCGCCAGCCGCATATCATCGATAGCACCAGCCAGGGAGGCGATCTCGTCCTTTCCGCGGATCATGACTCGATGCTCCAGATCGCCGGACTCCAGGAGCCCCACTTGCTCCTCCAGGTGCTCGATGTCCCTGATCTTCCCGTATACAAAGTATAGGAAGATCAGCAAAAACAGGAGGATCGTCAACACGATCTCTACCACAAGAGCAACCGTGAAGTAACGATCCGCGTAATCCCAGTGGAGCTGTAGATCCGCCTGCCGGTCAGAGAACTCCAGCTTGTAATGGGGTCGGCTCTCATTGTTGGTGATCTGTTTCCCTTGATAGTCCTCTGAGTCGTAGATCAGTTCCTTCTTCCCAACGTTGCTGATATAGACAAAAAGCCCCTTCTGGGACTGCATCCATCGGTTCATTTCCCTCACATCGTGGGAGGAGAGATGATTCTTCGTAATGAACGACTGGAGTTCCTGCGCCTTGTCTGCCATCTTGTCCTTCCACACGTCCTCATCGGCAAAGTGATGTGCAAGGAGCATGTTTCCTGCCGTATGCAAAAAATAAAAGAAGATCAGCGATATGATCGCGGCGATCACCACGGAAAAGATGGACTCGTTCCGGAGACCCCCTTTAATATAGTTTCGTCTAGCCAAATCGATAACCCTTTCCCCAAATGGTTTTGATCAGTACCGGCTCCTGTGGGTTTTTCTCGATCTTCAGACGCAATTTTCGGATGTGTACCATCACGGTGCTTGCAGAAGAATGGAAGAAAGGCTCTTCCCACACACTCTCGTAGATGTGTTTGGCCGAGAACACCATCTCCGGATGACTGATCAGGAGCATCAGGATTCTGTATTCGATGTCTGAGAGCATGACCTCTCCTCCATCGACCCAGACACGGTTGCAGTCTTTTCGCAGGCGTACACCCGCTCTCTCTATGCAGGCATCTTCTGCCGCCACATTCTCAGCATCCTTGCCTTTGTACACATGAAAACGCCGGATCTGCGCCTTGACCCTTCCCAGTAGCTCTGAGTAGGAGAAGGGCTTGGACAGATAGTCATCGCCCCCCACCATCAAGCCCAGAAGCTTATCCGACTCCTGATCCTTGGCAGTCAGAAAAAGTACCGGAACGTTGGAACTCTTTCGGATCTCCTCACATGTCCGAATACCGTTCATTCCCGGCATCATCACATCCAGGATCACCAGATCCAAAGCTTCGTCGATCAAGGAAAGACACTGTTCCCCGCTCTCCGCTTCCAGCACCTCGTAACCCTCGCTCTCAAGCAGGATCCGAACGCCTTCCCGGATGTCTCCATCATCTTCTGTTACAAGTATTCTGGCTTTCATACTTCCTCCCGCGGCTTTCCAGGATCCGAGAAAAGCCCTACCAAATAACGATAGAAATCTGACTTATATGCCTTCTCGTCTTTGGAATCGCCTGTTGTTATATATATAATACGCTTAAGCGCCGGATTGTCAATCTCATGTAATTGAACTCCTCTGGAAGGCTCTCCCCAGGATCGAACCGGCCAGAATGCAATTCCCATACCGGCTGCCACAAGATCATTGATGGCCCGTGGATCCTCACTCTCGTAAGCCACCCGGGGATCAAATCCCCCCTCCATGCACTGCCCCACAGCGAAGCGACCGAATTGAGTGTTTCGCGGCGGCAGAATCATATCTTCGTCCTTCAACTGGTAAAGACTCAATTTCTCTTCCATGTCTCTTCCTGCAGAGACGGCAACCTTGATCCTTTCTGAATACAAAGGCACCGATTTCCACTTGCCAACAGGAGAAGGCATCAATGAGATCCGATAATCCCAACCCGTCTCTTCCTCGTTCTGCGTAAGACGGAATCTCACATCCTGGTGTTTCTTCCGGTACGCGCTGATGATACCTACGATCAGAGAATGACATGCCAGTGTATTGAGATGAATGATCTTCGGTTCCTCCTTGCTACGATGCCGGATGGCCTCGGGAACGTTATCCAGTTTCTCGATCAAAGGAGTCAGTTCTTCGTAGAACTCCTTCCCTGCCTCCGTCAGCTGGATATTCCGTCCCTTTTTCTGGAACAAAGCAAATCCTACATCCTCTGCCAGATGCTTCATAGCCAGACTTATGGCCGGCTCTGCAATGTGCAGTTCCCTGGCCGCCCTCGTCATACTTTCGTACTTGGCCACCTGTAGAAAGTATCTTGCTCTCATGATATCCATGACATTCCCTTCTCTTTCTCATACTATCATTGATCTCATATACAATTATCCCACTAAAATCTTAAGATTAATTAAACATTTCTCTTAAAGATTCTTAAGTTTCAAACACTCCAAAAAGAAAAGTAAGAGACCGCTTTCGCGGTCTCTTACCACAGGTTTATAAAATTTACTCCATGCCAAACGAATTACTATGCATCCAGTTCTCCCAGAGCCTCTTCCTTCTCTCTCTCTCTTTCCTTCAGGATGTGCTCGTATTCCTCGTCGGTCATCTTCATCATGGTGATTCCTGTGAATCCGTAGAAGATGGATACCAGAGGATTGATGAGGTTCAGAAAGGCGAAGTAACCATACCCGCCTTTGCCCCATGTCGGGCAACCCAGGAACTTCTGCATGGTAGCGCCGCAGGTGTTCCATGGTACGAGGGAAGAAGTGATGGTTCCGGCATCTTCCAGACATCTGGACAGGTTGCGCGGAGCAAGCTTCATATCCTCGTAAGTGGACTTGTACATTCTTCCCGGAAGTACGATAGCCAGGTACTGGTCTCCTGCGATGACGTTCATCAGGATGCAGGAGAATATGGTTGCGGTAACCAGTCCGCCGCGGCCCTTGGCCACCTTCAGGAAGGACTGTGCGATCGCGCCCAGCATTCCGGAAGCGTCCATGATGCCGCCGAAGCACATGGCGCAGAGGATCAGGTTGATGGTCCACATCATGCCGTCCATACCGCCTCTGCCGTCCAGCAGCTGCTCTACGTTGTACTCACCGGCAATCTCAGGAGGTACGGTAGTCGCTGCCTGCAGGGCTGCAAACTCGTCATTGGACAGATCCATCAGACCGCCCGCATCCGGATTGATGGATGCGATGGCATCTGCGTTGGTGGTCTCCCAGTTGGTGAAGGTGTCAGTGTAGGACGGAACCTCATACCCATAGTGCATGATTCCCGGCCACTCTGCCAGAGACACTCCGTTGAAGATGGAGCCGATGATCAATCCGG contains:
- the yvcK gene encoding gluconeogenesis factor YvcK family protein, with protein sequence MKNVVVLGGGTGISSLLRGLKEFPVDVTAIITVSDNGSSTGALKEELNIPAVGDVGKVIMAMANADKDMVDLLGYRFSHGSLENHPIRNILLAALIDLQGDLTEATQYLSRLLGVRGTIYPLTEEKVELVGVGGDREFYGEMEVSENVKKIHRLTYDHDITVRTEITEKIRSADLIILPPGSLYTSIIPHLLSDDVVEAIRDSKAPVMYVANLVTQPGETDDPRLSRHIRVLNRFLRYRKVDVCIANDSPVDPFVVKRYLDTEGKNMLVIDRDKVEEMGCRVISGDVFQLDEEDKVRHHAVKTGYLVFSYIMKVLE
- a CDS encoding SseB family protein, whose translation is MNLKEAGWRAIYERLVVLSLNEALTEALKEFPGAEEADHAVCYGYVDHESGLFLEVMAAARMTEEGMAVYPPHPGKRSTVGAAMVDEQEIYIFDDEDAGAHPEYAEKIAQARFLPVSEGVRRSRNMEFLDHLRDQIYVDDLRIYMIKDDMEPEVCWVRIEDLNREEHNLTGRLLGRPKHDFGVEAGDVITFYVQKLEDEKIICCADFDRPETIVKRRADEADPLRRALADFEHDKTYEGINRVIEALRERDVWLPCNTVLSQEEQAKLEALLDEYGEDVEKLNEYIMSSEGEIELVPDILKHEDGSLFLPVFVSPEDMGSYGDRYSKVEKPFLEVLDMVEHHQEDLVGVVINPFTESMIIAKDLFEAVRHGLDVALSATLQQKPASDKLS
- a CDS encoding translation factor GTPase family protein encodes the protein MKGYTSENIRNVALLGHGGCGKTTFLEAALLETGVIKKAGKVEDGNTVSDYDKMEKEKGFSINTSIVPVEWKDTKLNFIDTPGYFDYVGEVNAAMRAAEAAVIMVDAGSGVQVGTEKAWKACERYNMPRMVVINKRDRDEFDFDTTLGQLKEKFGDALVPITLPLEDVDDDLMEAIASADEDLMEKFFEGEEFTKEEIQTGMVKGISEGTIVPVCTTLFQMGQSVAGILDMVQELTPNPLQHAPYEGTDDAGETVERECSVDGAPAAFVFKTIADPFVGKISIMKVVSGKLENGQDMYNDRAGKTERLAKVVCMRGKEQNEVGAIAAGDICAVAKLQYTETGDTLCDKGSQIKFPPVDFASPTYYVAVEADDKNDEEKMGTGLNRLKEEDPSFTVERNAETHQTLLGGQGDMQLNIVMAKLKDRFGVNVHTVPQKIAYRETIKGNSDVQGKHKKQSGGAGQYGDVHIRFSPSQEDGLEFSEELFGGSVPKNYVPAVEKGLLECMEKGPLAGCKCVNIKAVLYDGSYHEVDSNEVSFKLAASLAFKKGIVEANPCLLEPIMHMDIYVPDDYMGAVMGDMNKRRGSILGMEPQANGEQKLMAEAPQAELFDYALGLRSMTQGRGRFEMHFERYQEVPKQMADKIIAAHAEEEK
- the glf gene encoding UDP-galactopyranose mutase: MKYDYLIVGCGLYGAVFARQMTDAGKTVLVVEKRSHIGGNVYTEDVEGIQVHRYGAHIFHTNDRKVWEYVNRFARFNRFTNAPVANFRGEIYSLPFNMYTFNKMWGVVTPQEAAEEIRRQREAAGITEPRNLEEQAISLVGTDIYEKLVRGYTQKQWGRPCDQLPAFIIRRLPVRLTYDNNYFNALFQGIPEEGYTHLVEQLLQGVEVRLNCDYLKEKLSLDALADRIVYTGPLDAYFGYTLGPLAYRSVRFETKVLDMENFQGNAVVNYTDSETPWTRIIEHKHFAFGNQAKTVVSWEYPEEWQPGGEPYYPVNDQANMALCQEYEKLAQAERHVLFGGRLGRYRYYDMDAVIAAALADAEGELK
- a CDS encoding response regulator transcription factor; protein product: MKARILVTEDDGDIREGVRILLESEGYEVLEAESGEQCLSLIDEALDLVILDVMMPGMNGIRTCEEIRKSSNVPVLFLTAKDQESDKLLGLMVGGDDYLSKPFSYSELLGRVKAQIRRFHVYKGKDAENVAAEDACIERAGVRLRKDCNRVWVDGGEVMLSDIEYRILMLLISHPEMVFSAKHIYESVWEEPFFHSSASTVMVHIRKLRLKIEKNPQEPVLIKTIWGKGYRFG
- a CDS encoding histidine kinase dimerization/phospho-acceptor domain-containing protein; amino-acid sequence: MARRNYIKGGLRNESIFSVVIAAIISLIFFYFLHTAGNMLLAHHFADEDVWKDKMADKAQELQSFITKNHLSSHDVREMNRWMQSQKGLFVYISNVGKKELIYDSEDYQGKQITNNESRPHYKLEFSDRQADLQLHWDYADRYFTVALVVEIVLTILLFLLIFLYFVYGKIRDIEHLEEQVGLLESGDLEHRVMIRGKDEIASLAGAIDDMRLALKENIDRSDRLLQANQELVTGMAHDLRTPLTTLLLYLELLQKEKYRDEVQMKQFIDTSMEKGRRIKTLSDDLFRQFLAAGMRQTRKLCTQSLPEAFEDQLSDVIINLEDQGFMVRALVDLPASKCVRVYTDDISRIMENICSNIQKYANAEEPVEIEVVNTGEEAVLRFRNRKTTHEPEEDSTHIGVRNIEIMMRSMGGRCEVKDDETYAISLFFPLFCVLKEAK
- a CDS encoding Ig-like domain-containing protein; the encoded protein is MKKGLRKGLTVLMSLCLIAAFLPMAGGEGTAYAAKSTKSVHLNKTSVRLIQGNKLKLKVKGLQKNAKTGKKPKIKWKSANSKIASVSKKGKVKAKSGGQTVITATIKYSKKKQTHLTCKVNVIRLTSHNASKVWNYVKAHGKYEDENEDGYTYTVGSSPSISIDSALGSSYLEFYYGSRKKTYPDLDTVYMDSQLMNNQFNNYVYVELELGPKPRDVYTLCGRIYGSYDGGARGIVFTTIKDRHWKDYSGFSPTQLQTYKTEAAKSVGRAFRQFNSITKSKTGFTMAQIGFTRWK
- a CDS encoding glycosyltransferase family 2 protein, translating into MKLMTLAVPCYNSEEYMDKCLDTLLTGGEDVEIIIIDDGSTDRTGEIADSYAEKYPDIVRVIHQPNGGHGEGVNQGLRHATGLYYKVVDSDDWLGEKSLQRILVALKVFEKRGTLPDLLVANYVYEHVEDGTSYSVNYKNVFPVEKLFGWEDVGRFRQSQYLLMHSAIYRTDILRKSRMELPKHTFYVDNIFVFQPLPFVERLYYMDEDLYHYYIGREDQSVNEKVMIGRIDQQIRVTSMMRDFLARYTDPECAGDEACGTAPLPKRLHRYMLHYLSMMYTICTTLLLRDGSQDAMAKESAIWQDLATLYPRLDREIRSTALGRALSLPLPGRRRLIVAGYRLARRIVKFN
- a CDS encoding phosphatase PAP2 family protein, with amino-acid sequence METHSILNKLISLAKKYPLLVPVAYALFYFPCFMILEKVPALSGYYTVQFWPDEIMPFIPEFVIPYLSWFLLVPLAVLFFLLTEKDRYFELCFLLFTGMTVCLFIYTVFPTQVALRQPLITEGFCTDLIRMIRETDTSTNVLPSIHVANTVAVMLVASRSRALRGWMKHAVNIWGIMICLSTMFIDQHSIADVLCGCGLAFFLLWVKDQITETYLEHLHAVEH